A region of the Myxococcales bacterium genome:
ATCCCAACCGCGAATGTCGCGCATCCGCTTTGAAGACGGAAAGCGAACCAGAATCACTGGCAACTAGTTCGACGACCGGGAATCGGGGGAACGAAAGCGCAAAAATAATATCGGGGGCCGGCGATGATTCGGGGGGGGTATCGCCGGCTCCCAAATTTCAAGCGCAATTGCAAGCGCAATTGCAAGATGGGGGCCGGCGACAATAAATCCGGGGGGGTAGTCGCTGGCTCCCAAGTTGAAATGGGGGGCCGGCAGCGAATAATCCGGGGGGGTTGCTGCCGGCCCCCTTCTTTTATTTGGAATTGGCTGTCGTTGATCGCCCGGTAGCCCAACACCGCCCCCCGTTGCCTGGGCTAGAATGCCCGGCGATGTTTGGAATCGGACCGGTCGAACTCGCAGTGGTGCTCGTGGTCGCGCTTCTCGTGATGGGCCCCAAGAAACTGCCCGAGCTTGCGCGCACTCTGGGCCGAGGACTGGCCGAATTTCGCCGGGCCTCGAACGACCTGAAGCGCAGCATCGACCTCGACCTCGAGCCCCACGAGATCGACCCGCCGCCCGGCCCCAACCAGGCGGGCGTGTCCATGGAACCCGACAGCCCGCTTCCCGAAGACACCAAGGACACCAAGGACACAGAAGACATCAGTAGCCCCGACACGACCGACCCATCTGGCGAGCTGCCGGTCCCCGCAGCGGACGGATCGGCTGCCGCGAAGCCGGATACGGGTTCATCGGTTGACTGATCCCGAACTCCCAATTACCGACCATCTCGCCGAACTCCGCACCCGAATCGCCTGGGTGGTCGCGAGTTGGCTTTTCTGCGCCGGATTGTCTTATGCGTGGGCGGAAGAGATCTTCGCCTTCCTGCTCGCGCCTGCGATCGCCGCGCTGGGGAGTGGAGCGTCGCTCCAGTCCATCGCGCCGACTGAAATC
Encoded here:
- the tatA gene encoding twin-arginine translocase TatA/TatE family subunit; amino-acid sequence: MFGIGPVELAVVLVVALLVMGPKKLPELARTLGRGLAEFRRASNDLKRSIDLDLEPHEIDPPPGPNQAGVSMEPDSPLPEDTKDTKDTEDISSPDTTDPSGELPVPAADGSAAAKPDTGSSVD